In Aliamphritea ceti, a single window of DNA contains:
- the cysS gene encoding cysteine--tRNA ligase, translating into MLQIYNTLTKEKAPFQPIEAGKIKMYVCGMTVYDYCHIGHARVMVSFDLITRYLRSRGWDVEYVRNITDVDDKIINRAADNGEAAIELSERMISAMHEDEAKLNVLRPSQEPKATAHIDSIQELIRTLIEKGFAYPAGNGDVYYRVEKFATYGQLTNKNVDELRSGARIEVNDAKESPLDFVLWKGAKEGEVSWESPWGAGRPGWHIECSAMSKCCLGDTFDIHGGGPDLPFPHHENEIAQSEAANGVKYVNTWMHAGAVRVNSEKMSKSLGNFFTIRDVLEKYDAEVVRMFLSSVHYRSYIDYSEESLKEARSKLDRFYQALNDIVVSEPETDNDYQQRFNAAMDDDFNTPQAFAVMFELVNELNTAKRENLAKAAALAGQLKQLGGVLGLLQQNPAEFLQGEAKEGELDNAAIEGMIQQRADAKANKDYAESDRIRDELAAQGIILKDSREGTSWFRES; encoded by the coding sequence ATGCTACAAATCTATAACACCCTGACGAAAGAGAAAGCTCCTTTTCAACCGATTGAAGCAGGCAAGATCAAGATGTATGTCTGTGGCATGACAGTTTACGATTACTGTCACATCGGTCACGCCCGGGTGATGGTGTCATTTGATTTGATTACCCGTTACCTGCGGTCGCGTGGCTGGGATGTTGAGTATGTGCGTAACATCACCGACGTTGATGACAAGATCATAAACCGGGCTGCTGATAATGGCGAAGCAGCCATTGAGTTGTCTGAGCGAATGATTTCGGCTATGCATGAAGACGAAGCAAAGCTGAATGTGCTTCGTCCTTCTCAGGAGCCAAAAGCAACAGCACACATCGATAGTATTCAGGAATTAATCCGGACTCTGATAGAAAAAGGCTTTGCATATCCTGCAGGCAATGGTGATGTGTATTACCGGGTTGAAAAGTTTGCAACCTATGGCCAGCTCACTAATAAGAATGTCGATGAGCTGCGCTCTGGTGCCCGTATCGAAGTTAATGATGCTAAAGAAAGCCCGCTGGATTTTGTGCTCTGGAAGGGTGCAAAAGAAGGTGAAGTGAGCTGGGAATCTCCCTGGGGTGCGGGCCGTCCTGGCTGGCATATTGAGTGTTCGGCAATGTCCAAATGCTGCCTGGGTGATACTTTTGATATTCACGGTGGTGGTCCTGATTTGCCATTCCCGCACCACGAGAATGAAATTGCCCAGTCTGAAGCAGCTAATGGTGTGAAGTACGTTAATACCTGGATGCATGCCGGAGCTGTACGGGTTAACTCTGAGAAGATGTCTAAGTCATTGGGTAACTTCTTTACTATTCGCGATGTGCTGGAAAAGTACGATGCAGAAGTGGTACGGATGTTCCTGTCTTCAGTGCATTACCGCAGTTACATTGATTATTCAGAAGAAAGCCTGAAAGAAGCCCGCAGTAAGCTGGACCGCTTCTATCAGGCACTGAACGATATAGTGGTCTCTGAGCCGGAAACAGATAACGACTACCAGCAGCGCTTTAATGCCGCAATGGATGATGACTTCAATACGCCACAGGCTTTTGCTGTTATGTTCGAGCTGGTAAATGAGCTGAATACCGCGAAGCGCGAAAATCTGGCTAAGGCTGCAGCTTTAGCTGGCCAGTTGAAGCAGTTAGGTGGAGTGCTGGGATTGTTGCAGCAAAATCCGGCTGAGTTCCTTCAGGGTGAGGCAAAAGAAGGTGAGCTGGACAATGCGGCAATTGAGGGGATGATTCAGCAGCGTGCAGATGCTAAGGCTAATAAAGATTACGCTGAGTCAGATCGAATTCGGGATGAGTTAGCTGCTCAGGGAATAATTCTCAAGGATTCCCGGGAAGGCACTAGCTGGTTCCGTGAAAGTTAA
- the ftnA gene encoding non-heme ferritin, translated as MLSPSMLEKLNSQINLEFYSSNMYLQMSAWAESKGFDGCAAFLMIHADEEMQHMKRLFTYVNETGAMAKIGAIDSPVEEFQSIKDLFEQVYEHECLITRKINDLAHTAFSNQDYSTFNFLQWYVAEQHEEEKLFKGILDKIEIIGEDGKGLFFIDKEIGQMANGEAGGSILEADAQV; from the coding sequence ATGCTAAGCCCTTCTATGCTTGAGAAACTCAATAGCCAGATTAATCTCGAATTTTACTCATCCAACATGTATTTACAGATGAGTGCCTGGGCTGAATCAAAAGGTTTTGATGGCTGTGCAGCATTCCTGATGATTCACGCCGATGAAGAAATGCAACACATGAAGCGCTTGTTCACCTATGTAAACGAAACCGGTGCTATGGCTAAAATTGGTGCTATTGATTCACCGGTAGAAGAGTTTCAATCAATCAAAGACCTGTTTGAACAGGTTTATGAACATGAATGCCTGATCACGCGTAAGATTAACGACCTGGCGCACACTGCATTTAGCAATCAGGATTACTCAACTTTCAATTTCTTGCAATGGTATGTTGCCGAGCAGCATGAAGAAGAAAAGCTCTTCAAAGGTATTTTAGATAAGATCGAAATTATCGGCGAAGATGGCAAAGGCCTGTTCTTTATCGATAAAGAGATCGGCCAAATGGCAAACGGTGAAGCTGGCGGTAGCATTCTGGAAGCCGACGCTCAGGTTTAA
- a CDS encoding acyl-CoA thioesterase, whose translation MSVTSDKTRGRLTTRTIAMPNDTNPAGDIFGGWVLSQMDMAAGICAGQRAQTRVVTVALDSMSFIRPVKVGDILGVYTETQSVGRTSMQIHVEAWVRRGRIGLREKVTEAIFKFVAIDDEGNPVPVPAEDELPEYVLGDNEF comes from the coding sequence ATGTCAGTTACGTCAGATAAAACCCGTGGTCGTCTAACTACCCGTACAATTGCAATGCCGAATGATACAAACCCGGCAGGTGATATTTTTGGTGGCTGGGTGTTGTCTCAAATGGATATGGCAGCAGGTATATGTGCAGGACAGCGGGCGCAAACCCGTGTCGTTACTGTTGCACTGGATAGTATGAGCTTTATTCGTCCAGTGAAGGTGGGTGATATTCTTGGTGTGTACACTGAAACTCAGTCAGTAGGCCGTACGTCTATGCAAATTCATGTGGAAGCCTGGGTGCGCCGCGGGCGTATCGGTTTGCGGGAAAAAGTGACAGAGGCAATTTTTAAATTTGTAGCCATAGACGATGAGGGCAATCCGGTACCTGTGCCAGCGGAAGATGAATTACCTGAATATGTATTAGGCGATAACGAATTCTGA
- the bluB gene encoding 5,6-dimethylbenzimidazole synthase: MTDPMMHQTDDSFTEQQLEGLYKAIYTRRDVRGQFKPDPIPADVLGRILDAAHHAPSVGFMQPWNFMLIRSDEVKRGVQQLFAKANEEAAEMFESEKARLYQQLKLEGIMASPLNICITCDSEKAGPVVLGRTHDKAMDLYSTVCAVQNLMLAARAEGVGTGWVSIFEKAELKRLLNLPEHVTPVAYLCLGYVDFFYQKPELESVGWRKRLAVEEQVMFDGWDNLQSDNPENIALLKELTKRSEND; this comes from the coding sequence TTGACCGATCCTATGATGCATCAGACCGATGATAGTTTTACTGAGCAACAGTTAGAAGGTCTTTATAAAGCTATATATACCCGCCGGGATGTGCGTGGTCAGTTTAAGCCAGATCCTATACCAGCCGATGTGTTGGGGCGGATTTTAGATGCAGCGCATCATGCGCCATCTGTAGGCTTTATGCAGCCCTGGAATTTTATGCTGATACGTTCTGACGAAGTTAAGCGGGGAGTGCAGCAGTTGTTCGCCAAGGCGAATGAAGAAGCGGCTGAAATGTTTGAGTCTGAAAAAGCCAGGCTTTACCAGCAACTAAAGCTGGAAGGCATCATGGCATCGCCGCTGAATATCTGTATAACCTGTGATTCAGAAAAGGCAGGGCCAGTTGTGCTTGGGCGTACCCACGATAAAGCGATGGATCTGTATAGCACTGTATGTGCTGTGCAAAACCTGATGCTTGCGGCGCGTGCAGAAGGTGTTGGTACCGGTTGGGTAAGTATTTTCGAGAAAGCAGAACTTAAGCGTCTGCTGAATCTGCCGGAGCATGTAACACCGGTTGCTTATCTGTGTTTGGGTTACGTGGATTTCTTTTATCAGAAGCCTGAGCTGGAAAGTGTGGGTTGGCGTAAGCGTCTGGCTGTAGAAGAGCAGGTTATGTTTGACGGCTGGGATAATCTGCAATCAGATAATCCTGAGAATATTGCCTTACTTAAGGAATTAACGAAGCGCAGCGAGAATGACTGA
- a CDS encoding glutamine--tRNA ligase/YqeY domain fusion protein: MSNNDASTTNTPPTNFIHQVIEQDIQQGRNGGKVVTRFPPEPNGYLHIGHAKSICLNFGTAEKYNGECNLRFDDTNPSKEDQEYVDAIKEDVLWLGFKWAGEVRYASDYFDQFYAWAQHLIRNGNAYVCDLSPEEASEYRGWATEPGKNSPFRDRSAEESLDLLERMKQGEFDEGSRVLRAKIDMTSSNMNLRDPILYRIRKQSHHQTGDKWCIYPNYDFAHGQEDAIEGVTHSICTLEFADHRPLYEWFIENLPVPSTPRQYEFGRLNINYTVTSKRKLKKLVDDGVVSGWNDPRMPTISGMRRRGYSAQAVRNFCDSLAVAKTDGVVDMAQFEFFVREDLNDNSARAMCVLNPLKVVITNFPEGEVEMLSAPAHPQKEMGVRNLPFTREIYIDRSDFNEDSTLSRKKFKKLVPGDFMRLRSAYVIKAEEVIKDDNGEVTEIRATLVPGTVGENPPAEMKPRGVMHWVSATEGKQVKVRLYDRLFSVEKPNDEDFLADINPQSIAELENCWAEPGLIEAEPETVFQFEREGYFVADRYDHSVSTPTFNKTIGLKDSWVKK, from the coding sequence ATGAGTAATAACGACGCTTCGACAACAAATACACCACCGACAAATTTTATCCATCAAGTCATCGAGCAGGATATCCAACAAGGTCGGAATGGTGGCAAGGTTGTTACGCGTTTCCCGCCTGAGCCAAATGGCTATCTGCACATTGGTCATGCCAAGTCTATCTGCCTTAATTTTGGTACTGCTGAAAAATATAATGGCGAGTGTAATCTGCGTTTCGACGATACTAATCCTTCTAAAGAAGATCAGGAATACGTTGATGCTATAAAAGAAGACGTGTTGTGGTTAGGGTTTAAATGGGCGGGTGAGGTGCGTTATGCCTCTGATTACTTTGATCAGTTCTACGCCTGGGCGCAGCATCTGATACGTAATGGCAATGCTTACGTATGTGATCTTTCGCCTGAAGAGGCAAGTGAATACCGTGGCTGGGCAACTGAGCCGGGTAAAAACAGCCCTTTCCGCGACCGCAGTGCAGAAGAAAGCCTCGATTTGCTGGAGCGCATGAAGCAGGGCGAGTTCGATGAAGGTAGCCGTGTATTGCGCGCCAAAATCGATATGACGTCTTCCAATATGAACTTGCGAGACCCGATTTTGTACCGTATTCGCAAGCAGTCGCATCATCAGACCGGTGATAAGTGGTGTATCTACCCTAACTATGATTTTGCACACGGTCAGGAAGATGCCATTGAAGGTGTAACGCATTCTATCTGTACGCTTGAGTTTGCTGATCACCGTCCATTGTATGAGTGGTTTATTGAAAACCTGCCTGTGCCAAGTACGCCGCGTCAGTATGAGTTCGGCCGTCTGAATATTAACTACACAGTGACCAGTAAGCGTAAGCTGAAGAAGTTGGTGGATGATGGTGTTGTAAGCGGCTGGAATGATCCCCGCATGCCGACGATTTCCGGTATGCGTCGTCGCGGCTATTCTGCACAGGCGGTACGAAATTTCTGTGATAGCCTGGCGGTCGCAAAGACTGACGGTGTTGTAGATATGGCGCAGTTTGAGTTCTTTGTACGCGAAGATCTCAATGACAACTCTGCCCGCGCGATGTGTGTACTGAACCCGTTGAAAGTGGTTATTACTAACTTCCCTGAAGGTGAGGTTGAAATGTTATCTGCGCCTGCTCATCCGCAAAAGGAAATGGGGGTGCGTAATTTGCCTTTCACTCGTGAAATTTATATCGATCGCAGTGATTTCAACGAAGATAGCACTCTATCCCGTAAGAAGTTTAAAAAGTTGGTACCGGGTGACTTCATGCGTCTGCGCAGTGCTTACGTGATTAAAGCGGAAGAAGTAATTAAAGATGATAACGGTGAAGTGACGGAAATCAGAGCAACTCTGGTACCGGGTACTGTTGGCGAAAATCCACCTGCTGAAATGAAGCCCCGTGGCGTTATGCACTGGGTGTCTGCTACAGAAGGTAAGCAGGTTAAAGTGCGTTTGTATGATCGTCTGTTCAGTGTTGAAAAACCGAATGATGAGGACTTTCTTGCAGACATTAACCCACAATCTATTGCTGAACTGGAAAATTGCTGGGCTGAGCCGGGTTTGATCGAAGCTGAGCCGGAAACGGTTTTTCAGTTTGAGCGTGAAGGTTACTTTGTGGCTGACCGTTACGACCATAGTGTATCAACACCGACATTTAATAAGACTATCGGCTTGAAAGATAGCTGGGTGAAGAAGTAA
- a CDS encoding peptidylprolyl isomerase has protein sequence MIVLQTNFGDISLELNHEKAPKTAANFEKYVKEGFYDGVIFHRVIDGFMIQGGGFEPGMISKETAESIENEADNGLSNTKYSLAMARTMDPHSASAQFFINVSDNTFLDHTAKTMEGWGYTVFAEVVDGFDAVDKIKAVTTTFRAGHQDVPTEDVIIKSASIADLPDLEEIDVDK, from the coding sequence ATGATCGTTCTGCAAACTAACTTCGGGGACATTTCCCTGGAACTGAACCATGAGAAAGCACCAAAAACGGCTGCTAACTTTGAAAAGTACGTCAAAGAAGGTTTCTATGACGGCGTTATCTTCCACCGTGTGATTGATGGTTTCATGATTCAGGGCGGCGGCTTTGAACCAGGCATGATCAGCAAAGAAACTGCAGAAAGCATCGAAAACGAAGCAGATAACGGTCTGAGCAACACTAAGTACAGCCTTGCAATGGCACGTACTATGGATCCGCACAGCGCTTCCGCACAATTCTTCATCAATGTTAGTGACAACACTTTCCTTGATCATACTGCTAAGACAATGGAAGGCTGGGGCTACACAGTATTCGCAGAAGTTGTTGATGGTTTCGACGCTGTCGATAAGATCAAAGCAGTGACAACTACTTTCCGCGCTGGCCACCAGGACGTACCAACTGAAGACGTGATCATCAAATCCGCTTCTATTGCTGACCTGCCAGACCTGGAAGAGATTGACGTCGACAAATAA
- a CDS encoding UDP-2,3-diacylglucosamine diphosphatase — MTSTNNMRCLFISDLHLQASRPDLTRALLDFLDDQASQCQQLYILGDLFEAWIGDDAIPADQQPVLEALKKLSDQGVELFFQHGNRDFLIQQKFAELTGCTLLPEAITVELPAGPALLMHGDQLCTDDHEYMQFRQLLRNPQWQTDFLSKTLAERLDIAQQLRAASQSKNAEKSMAIMDVNQQAVTQAMHNANVNLLIHGHTHRPATHELGHGLRRIVLGDWDTEGWFLDCTETGEELISFAISGNE; from the coding sequence TTGACGTCGACAAATAACATGCGCTGTCTGTTTATTTCCGACCTGCACTTGCAGGCCTCACGCCCGGACCTTACCCGGGCGTTACTGGACTTTCTGGACGACCAGGCCAGCCAGTGCCAGCAACTCTACATACTCGGCGACCTGTTCGAAGCATGGATTGGAGACGATGCAATTCCAGCCGATCAGCAACCTGTGCTGGAAGCGCTAAAAAAACTTAGCGACCAGGGTGTGGAGCTGTTCTTTCAGCACGGTAACCGCGACTTCCTCATTCAGCAGAAGTTTGCAGAACTGACCGGATGCACACTGCTGCCTGAAGCCATCACTGTTGAGTTACCCGCCGGACCTGCTTTGCTGATGCATGGCGATCAGCTATGTACTGATGACCATGAATATATGCAGTTTCGACAACTACTGCGTAACCCACAATGGCAAACAGACTTTCTTAGCAAAACCCTTGCAGAGCGCCTTGATATTGCCCAACAGCTGCGCGCAGCAAGCCAAAGCAAAAACGCTGAGAAATCGATGGCTATCATGGATGTTAATCAGCAAGCCGTTACACAGGCAATGCATAACGCTAACGTCAACCTGTTGATTCATGGCCATACACATCGCCCCGCCACTCATGAACTCGGTCACGGTTTACGCCGTATTGTACTCGGCGACTGGGATACTGAAGGCTGGTTTCTGGACTGTACTGAAACCGGAGAAGAGCTCATTAGCTTTGCTATTTCTGGCAACGAATAA
- the miaE gene encoding tRNA-(ms[2]io[6]A)-hydroxylase, with the protein MSALDEIKEFLACETPDSWIQAALQQQDLLLIDHAHCEKKAASTAMTLMFRYVDNSDLLNKMSRLAREELIHFEQVLALMEDRGVQYCHLSSCRYAGGMRQPVRTSEPGRLIDISIIGAFIEARSCERFAKLAPYLDDELAKFYRSLLKSEGRHYQDYLKLAEDAAGEDISERVAMFREIERELIESPDPEFRFHSGVPAVA; encoded by the coding sequence ATGTCTGCTCTGGACGAAATTAAAGAATTCCTTGCCTGTGAAACACCAGATAGCTGGATTCAGGCTGCGCTACAGCAGCAGGACCTGCTGCTTATTGATCACGCTCACTGTGAGAAGAAAGCTGCTTCAACCGCAATGACGCTGATGTTCCGTTATGTTGATAATAGTGACCTGTTGAATAAGATGTCTCGCCTGGCGCGTGAAGAGCTAATTCATTTTGAGCAGGTATTAGCATTGATGGAAGATAGGGGGGTTCAGTATTGTCACCTTAGCTCATGTCGCTATGCTGGCGGGATGCGGCAGCCAGTGCGGACCAGTGAGCCGGGGCGTCTGATTGATATTTCTATCATTGGTGCTTTTATCGAGGCGCGGTCATGTGAGCGTTTTGCAAAGCTGGCACCTTATCTGGATGATGAGCTGGCAAAATTTTACCGTTCGCTGCTTAAGTCGGAAGGGCGTCACTATCAGGATTATCTGAAACTTGCTGAAGATGCTGCCGGTGAAGATATCAGCGAACGTGTGGCTATGTTCCGTGAAATCGAAAGGGAGCTGATAGAGTCACCTGATCCTGAGTTTCGTTTTCATAGTGGTGTGCCTGCTGTGGCCTGA
- a CDS encoding YbaN family protein, translated as MSQIKDPSVTSTEVVTVSPELRAGLESELVSDTGSEYKTVSAFWRPLVLLAGWISLVLGVVGIFLPLLPTTPFLLLTATCFAKSSPRFHSWLLNHPKLGPPIRDWQQYHCIVPSTKRLATVLIVLSFSVSIFVVKFLILKVMLLCMMCGLLVFIWRTADGPSD; from the coding sequence ATGAGCCAGATAAAAGATCCATCAGTCACCAGTACAGAAGTCGTTACTGTCAGTCCTGAGCTTAGAGCAGGGCTTGAGTCAGAGCTTGTATCAGATACGGGCTCTGAGTATAAAACTGTATCTGCTTTTTGGCGTCCTTTGGTGTTATTGGCTGGTTGGATATCCTTGGTGTTGGGTGTTGTTGGGATTTTTCTGCCGTTATTACCTACGACGCCATTTTTGCTGTTAACGGCAACTTGCTTTGCCAAATCATCTCCCCGGTTTCATAGCTGGTTGCTGAATCATCCGAAGTTGGGGCCGCCGATTCGTGACTGGCAGCAATATCACTGTATTGTGCCTTCTACTAAACGCCTTGCAACGGTACTAATTGTGTTGAGTTTCAGCGTTTCTATTTTTGTCGTGAAATTCTTAATTCTTAAAGTCATGCTACTTTGCATGATGTGTGGTTTGCTGGTGTTTATCTGGCGAACTGCCGATGGGCCTTCTGACTGA
- a CDS encoding DUF2185 domain-containing protein translates to MATSDIQNPETNQTKNGYLVLASRMIFDEKLPIRFMYKTVPEHLNDTGWRLYSGYETPEFLEDEVANMATVPMDKITNLDPSLKTLLEYNAGTVWERTPDSPEWQRVYDFKIPSISPGVEITNDIERFSVKEEDLDI, encoded by the coding sequence ATGGCTACCAGCGACATTCAAAATCCAGAAACCAACCAAACCAAAAATGGTTATCTGGTGCTTGCCTCGCGAATGATCTTTGATGAAAAACTACCGATACGCTTTATGTACAAAACTGTACCAGAGCACCTTAATGATACAGGCTGGCGCCTCTATTCCGGATACGAAACACCGGAATTCCTCGAAGACGAAGTTGCGAATATGGCGACGGTTCCAATGGATAAAATCACCAACTTAGATCCATCACTAAAAACGTTACTGGAATACAATGCAGGCACTGTCTGGGAACGCACTCCGGATTCACCGGAATGGCAGCGGGTTTATGATTTCAAAATACCATCCATAAGCCCTGGCGTTGAAATCACTAACGACATAGAACGCTTCAGCGTAAAAGAAGAAGACCTGGACATCTGA